In Bactrocera oleae isolate idBacOlea1 chromosome 3, idBacOlea1, whole genome shotgun sequence, a genomic segment contains:
- the homer gene encoding homer protein homolog 2 isoform X1 has translation MGEQPIFTCQAHVFHIDPKTKRTWITASMKAVNVSFFYDSSRNLYRIISVEGTKAVINSTITPNMTFTQTSQKFGQWSDVRANTVYGLGFASEAELTKFVEKFQEVKEATKNAIKAANGSTVVTPTTSANTSPISSRMQQNDNTAIDPHTVEPPNMSNTNTQNANPDSPSHKLLPAADVKQELTAGASPSPAPTAVTVSSSGSIVGVHTGGSAGATGEQQLKYENERLKMALAQSCANAKKWEIELATLKNNNIRLTSALQESTANVDEWKRQLHTYKEENIRLKRDLDVIRVGGGGSVVGGAAGGGEIAEDLRREIGLLKGRIESLENELMSQEIELQAANMSIRDKSLDHNQMGKLSELSALFSKHLTELFSVQKDMENIIHPAKST, from the exons ATGGG CGAGCAACCGATTTTCACCTGCCAGGCTCATGTCTTCCACATTGACCCGAAAACGAAGCGCACATGGATTACGGCAAGTATGAAAGCGGTCAATGTGAGTTTCTTTTACGATTCGTCCCGCAACCTTTACCGCATTATCAGTGTGGAAGGTACTAAAGCCGTAATTAATTCCACAATAACACCCAATATGACATTTACGCAAACATCACAAAAATTTGGGCAATGGAGCGATGTGCGTGCTAATACGGTTTACGGTTTAGGATTCGCTTCTGAAGCCGAATTAACAAAG TTTGtggaaaagttccaagaagtaAAGGAAGCAACAAAGAATGCTATAAAGGCTGCGAATG GTTCAACTGTAGTTACGCCTACCACCTCGGCTAATACATCCCCAATATCATCGCGTATGCAGCAAAATGATAACACCGCCATAGATCCACATACCGTGGAACCACCAAATATGTCCAATACGAATACACAAAACGCTAACCCGGATAGTCCATCGCATAAACTATTGCCAGCAGCGGATGTTAAACAAGAGTTGACTGCAGGTGCCTCACCATCACCTGCTCCAACGGCGGTAACAGTCTCCTCAAGCGGCAGTATTGTAGGCGTACACACAGGTGGTAGTGCTGGTGCTACTGGGGAGCAGCAATTGAAATACGAGAATGAACGACTTAAAATGGCACTAGCACAAAg TTGCGCCAATGCAAAGAAATGGGAAATTGAACTGGCCACattgaaaaataacaatatacgCCTAACGAGTGCATTGCAG GAATCAACAGCCAATGTGGACGAGTGGAAGCGTCAATTGCACACATACAAGGAAGAAAATATACGATTAAAACGTGATTTGGACGTGATTCGTGTAGGCGGTGGTGGTAGTGTTGTTGGTGGTGCTGCTGGTGGTGGAGAAATTGCCGAAGATTTACGACGAGAAATCGGTTTATTAAAAGGACGCATCGAATCACTCGAGAATGAACTAATGAGCCAAGAAATTGAATTGCAGGCGGCAAATATGAGCATACGCGATAAAAGTCTTGATCACAAT CAAATGGGAAAGTTAAGCGAATTGAGTGCACTATTCTCCAAACACTTAACGGAACTATTTAGTGTACAAAAAGACatggaaaatattatacatCCAGCTAAAAGCACTTGA
- the homer gene encoding homer protein homolog 2 isoform X2, which translates to MKAVNVSFFYDSSRNLYRIISVEGTKAVINSTITPNMTFTQTSQKFGQWSDVRANTVYGLGFASEAELTKFVEKFQEVKEATKNAIKAANGSTVVTPTTSANTSPISSRMQQNDNTAIDPHTVEPPNMSNTNTQNANPDSPSHKLLPAADVKQELTAGASPSPAPTAVTVSSSGSIVGVHTGGSAGATGEQQLKYENERLKMALAQSCANAKKWEIELATLKNNNIRLTSALQESTANVDEWKRQLHTYKEENIRLKRDLDVIRVGGGGSVVGGAAGGGEIAEDLRREIGLLKGRIESLENELMSQEIELQAANMSIRDKSLDHNQMGKLSELSALFSKHLTELFSVQKDMENIIHPAKST; encoded by the exons ATGAAAGCGGTCAATGTGAGTTTCTTTTACGATTCGTCCCGCAACCTTTACCGCATTATCAGTGTGGAAGGTACTAAAGCCGTAATTAATTCCACAATAACACCCAATATGACATTTACGCAAACATCACAAAAATTTGGGCAATGGAGCGATGTGCGTGCTAATACGGTTTACGGTTTAGGATTCGCTTCTGAAGCCGAATTAACAAAG TTTGtggaaaagttccaagaagtaAAGGAAGCAACAAAGAATGCTATAAAGGCTGCGAATG GTTCAACTGTAGTTACGCCTACCACCTCGGCTAATACATCCCCAATATCATCGCGTATGCAGCAAAATGATAACACCGCCATAGATCCACATACCGTGGAACCACCAAATATGTCCAATACGAATACACAAAACGCTAACCCGGATAGTCCATCGCATAAACTATTGCCAGCAGCGGATGTTAAACAAGAGTTGACTGCAGGTGCCTCACCATCACCTGCTCCAACGGCGGTAACAGTCTCCTCAAGCGGCAGTATTGTAGGCGTACACACAGGTGGTAGTGCTGGTGCTACTGGGGAGCAGCAATTGAAATACGAGAATGAACGACTTAAAATGGCACTAGCACAAAg TTGCGCCAATGCAAAGAAATGGGAAATTGAACTGGCCACattgaaaaataacaatatacgCCTAACGAGTGCATTGCAG GAATCAACAGCCAATGTGGACGAGTGGAAGCGTCAATTGCACACATACAAGGAAGAAAATATACGATTAAAACGTGATTTGGACGTGATTCGTGTAGGCGGTGGTGGTAGTGTTGTTGGTGGTGCTGCTGGTGGTGGAGAAATTGCCGAAGATTTACGACGAGAAATCGGTTTATTAAAAGGACGCATCGAATCACTCGAGAATGAACTAATGAGCCAAGAAATTGAATTGCAGGCGGCAAATATGAGCATACGCGATAAAAGTCTTGATCACAAT CAAATGGGAAAGTTAAGCGAATTGAGTGCACTATTCTCCAAACACTTAACGGAACTATTTAGTGTACAAAAAGACatggaaaatattatacatCCAGCTAAAAGCACTTGA
- the Liprin-alpha gene encoding liprin-alpha-1 isoform X1, with product MWNMMCDVMPTISEDSISQRSSQFSGEDANFEQLMVSMLDERDKLMDSLREAQERLGETEVKLHDVEKERDSLQRQINANLPQEFATLTKELTQARETLLERDEEIGELKAERNNTRLLLEHLECLVARHERSLRMTVVKRQAAAQSGVSSEVEVLKALKSLFEHHKALDEKVRERLRLSIEKNNSLEEELNATKEELQQYKTGALQANRESSNENGVNEKVGSGLNGESNEANDYAAKTHELQTIIEKQTAELSQWQRRVSDLNSKISEIEENLSRTQKELCKSQEQCSKLQRDLRENVAQKEDQEERIATLEKRYLNAQRESTSLHDLNEKLEQELRHKEAQIKLHEEKICAIEEKLELSEQKLAQQAKLQPDMEEQLKARMEALTKVGNKAQERHGSAEDRIQRLEANLEEKNAEVLRLNQRLKMNEEHNLRLSSTVDKLLSESNERLQVHLKERMHALDEKNTLSQELEKARKMAEELHHQKGEIMKELSKTRLEIENFKRQLLQQEIAYNIQQTEALTRSLSPSSAVDGGAFSRSTSHASFDTHSLRRSKSRMQEEANIARSMAEQEWENLQQAHAQQAYEMSAAVAAAAAAECEDSEAAAAAAMYAASDIMSPSGHADAQTLAMMLQEQLDAINNEIRLIQEEKQSTEARAEELESRVGSLEHVNLLARGRSMDRQSPPMSGRSTPNSPNRDFLQKYHTLNLPVLSSDMSRDDIHGMSTTGDSSSGGAASPLTARSMRLERVAQALAHSQEELRRRSVGISPNQGVDHTSHVALPQLSNYGLSPLSSRYGSQESLSRHYNTMGSMTMLQTPTTSVGRDVASAVQKKKGIKSSLGRFFSKKDKVKGVKDTLPDGSTSMMSIGNLSIGLSEGESNYDVMSVTGGMVPRMSSMPGSKISSVDYGRQKKDHDYRNDLLGEAMKAGTPFALWNGPTIVAWLELWVGMPAWYVAACRANVKSGAIMSALSDTEIQREIGISNPLHRLKLRLAIQEMVSLTSPSAPQTSRTTLAFGDMNHEWIGNYWLLGLGLPQYRTTFMECLVDARMLDHLTKKDLRGQLKMVDSFHRTSLQYGISCLKRLNYDRSELEHRRKMSENGLCDVLVWSNDRVIRWVCSIGLKEYANNLLESGVHGALIALDESFDSNAMALALQIPTQNAQARHTLDQEFNNLLQIATDRRPENEQHSNS from the exons ATGTGGAATATGATGTGCGACGTAATGCCAACAATTTCGGAGGACAGTATCTCCCAGAGATCCTCACAATTCAGTGGCGAAGATGCCAATTTTGAGCAACTTATGGTGTCCATGTTGGACGAACGTGACAAGCTTATGGACAGCTTGCGGGAAGCTCAAGAGCGACTCGGTGAAACGGAAGTTAAATTACATGATGTGGAAAAGGAGCGCGATAGTTTACAGCGGCAGATAAATGCCAACTTACCTCaa gaaTTCGCCACTTTAACTAAAGAGCTAACGCAGGCGCGAGAAACGTTATTGGAGCGTGATGAGGAAATTGGCGAACTTAAAGCTGAACGCAACAATACTCGG TTACTTTTGGAGCATTTGGAATGCTTAGTCGCACGCCATGAACGTTCCTTGCGAATGACGGTTGTAAAACGACAGGCTGCTGCGCAAAGTGGTGTTTCCAGTGAGGTGGAAGTGTTAAAAGCATTAAAGAGTCTATTCGAACATCATAAAGCTTTAGATGAAAAAGTACGTGAACGTCTGCGCTTATCAATCGAGAAGAATAATTCACTCGAGGAGGAATTAAATGCAACCAAAGAAGAG cTTCAGCAATATAAAACCGGTGCATTACAAGCCAATCGTGAATCTAGCAACGAAAATGGTGTGAATGAAAAG GTCGGCAGTGGCCTTAACGGTGAATCAAATGAGGCGAACGATTATGCTGCGAAAACGCATGAGCTGCAAACCATAATCGAGAAACAA ACTGCAGAGTTATCGCAATGGCAGCGGCGTGTATCAGATTTGAACAGTAAAATTTCCGAAATTGAGGAGAATTTAAGTAGAACACAGAAGGAGTTGTGCAAGTCGCAAGAACAATGTTCTAAATTACAAAGAGATTTGAGAGAAAATGTTGCACAAAAGGAGGATCAG GAGGAACGTATCGCCACATTGGAGAAACGTTATTTAAATGCTCAACGTGAATCGACATCTTTGCATGACTTGAACGAGAAACTAGAACAAGAATTGCGTCATAAAGAAGCACAAATTAAG TTACACGAAGAGAAGATTTGCGCCATCGAAGAAAAGTTGGAATTATCTGAACAAAAGTTGGCGCAGCAGGCCAAATTACAGCCTGATATGGAAGAACAGCTTAAAGCACGCATGGAAGCTTTGACAAAGGTAGGAAATAAG GCACAAGAACGCCATGGTTCAGCAGAAGATCGCATACAGCGTCTAGAGGCAAATTTGGAAGAGAAAAATGCAGAGGTTTTAAGACTGAACCAACGGTTGAAAATGAACGAGGAGCACAATTTAAGGTTGTCGTCCACTGTGGACAAATTGCTTTCCGAATCAAACGAGCGTTTGCAAGTACATTTGAAGGAGCGCATGCATGCGCTTGAcgagaaaaacacgctctcacAGGAATTGGAGAAGGCGCGTAAAATGGCTGAGGAATTACACCATCAGAAGGGTGAAATCATGAAGGAATTGTCTAAAACGCGTctggaaattgaaaatttcaaacgacAATTGCTGCAGCAAGAGATCGCCTACAATATACAACAAACGGAGGCGCTTACACGCAGTCTATCGCCCAGCAGCGCTGTAGATGGTGGTGCCTTTTCGCGCAGCACTTCGCACGCCAGTTTCGATACGCATTCGTTGCGTCGCAGCAAGTCACGCATGCAGGAGGAGGCAAATATTGCCCGCTCTATGGCCGAGCAAGAGTGGGAGAATTTACAACAGGCGCATGCTCAACAAGCGTACGAAATGTCTGCAGCTGTGGCCGCAGCAGCCGCTGCCGAATGTGAGGATAGTGAAGCTGCCGCGGCGGCAGCCATGTATGCTGCCTCGGATATAATGTCACCCTCAGGACATGCGGATGCACAAACGTTGGCTATGATGTTGCAAGAGCAACTGGATGCTATCAACAATGAGATTCGTTTAATACAAGAGGAGAAGCAGTCAACTGAAGCGCGTGCCGAAGAGTTGGAATCGCGTGTGGGCAGTTTGGAGCATGTGAACTTGTTGGCGCGCGGTCGCTCGATGGACCGGCAAAGCCCACCGATGAGTGGGCGCAGCACACCAAACAGCCCCAACAGAGATTTCCTACAAAAGTATCACACG TTAAATTTACCCGTTTTGTCGAGTGATATGTCGCGCGATGACATTCACGGCATGTCTACGACAGGCGATTCAAGTTCGGGTGGCGCCGCATCGCCGCTCACCGCCAGATCTATGCGGCTTGAACGTGTTGCCCAGGCCTTGGCCCATAGCCAAGAGGAGTTGCGGCGGCGTTCGGTTGGCATCTCACCAAATCAAGGTGTCGACCATACCAG CCATGTCGCTTTGCCGCAACTTAGTAACTATGGTCTTTCGCCATTGAGTTCGCGCTATGGCAGTCAGGAATCGCTTAGTCGTCACTACAATACAATGGGCTCAATGACAATGCTGCAAACCCCCACCACTAGCGTAGGCCGTGATGTCGCTTCGGCGGTGCAAAAGAAAAAGGGCATCAAATCGAGCTTAGGCCGATTCTTCAGCAAGAAAGACAAAGTGAAAGGCGTTAAAGATACGCTGCCCGATGGTTCGACCAGCATGATGTCGATTGGCAATTTGTCAATCGGTCTAAGTGAGGGCGAGTCGAACTATGATGTTATGAGCGTAACTGGTGGTATGGTGCCGCGTATGAGCAGCATGCCGGGATCGAAAATATCATCGGTTGATTATGGGCGCcagaaaaa GGATCATGACTACAGAAATGATTTGCTCGGTGAGGCGATGAAAGCCGGCACACCGTTTGCGTTATGGAATGGGCCGACAATTGTAGCTTGGTTGGAGCTGTGGGTTGGCATGCCCGCATGGTATGTGGCAGCATGCAGAGCAAACGTGAAGTCGGGTGCCATTATGAGCGCGTTGAGTGATACGGAGATTCAACGCGAGATTG gCATAAGCAATCCGCTGCATAGACTTAAATTACGCCTTGCCATACAGGAAATGGTTTCATTGACTTCGCCATCAGCGCCTCAAACGTCACGTACAACGTTGGCTTTTG GTGATATGAATCACGAGTGGATCGGCAACTATTGGCTGCTCGGTCTGGGCCTCCCGCAATATCGCACTACATTTATGGAGTGCCTAGTGGATGCGCGCATGCTGGATCATCTAACGAAAAAAGATTTGCGCGGTCAACTGAAAATGGTGGATAGCTTCCATCGTACTAGTCTGCAATATGGAATTTCGTGTCTGAAACGGCTCAACTATGATCGCAGTGAGCTCGAACATAGGCGTAAAATGTCGGAAAACGGCTTATGCGATGTGCTGGTTTGGAGCAATGATCGCGTTATACGCTGGGTATGCAGTATTGGGTTAAAG gaatatgcaaataatttacTAGAATCAGGCGTGCATGGCGCGCTAATCGCTTTAGATGAGAGTTTCGACTCAAATGCAATGGCATTGGCATTACAAATACCAACGCAAAACGCACAA GCGCGTCATACTTTAGATcaagaatttaataatttgctgCAAATCGCCACAGATCGAAGGCCGGAAAATGAACAGCATAGTAATTCTTGA
- the Liprin-alpha gene encoding liprin-alpha-1 isoform X2: MWNMMCDVMPTISEDSISQRSSQFSGEDANFEQLMVSMLDERDKLMDSLREAQERLGETEVKLHDVEKERDSLQRQINANLPQEFATLTKELTQARETLLERDEEIGELKAERNNTRLLLEHLECLVARHERSLRMTVVKRQAAAQSGVSSEVEVLKALKSLFEHHKALDEKVRERLRLSIEKNNSLEEELNATKEELQQYKTGALQANRESSNENGVNEKVGSGLNGESNEANDYAAKTHELQTIIEKQTAELSQWQRRVSDLNSKISEIEENLSRTQKELCKSQEQCSKLQRDLRENVAQKEDQEERIATLEKRYLNAQRESTSLHDLNEKLEQELRHKEAQIKLHEEKICAIEEKLELSEQKLAQQAKLQPDMEEQLKARMEALTKAQERHGSAEDRIQRLEANLEEKNAEVLRLNQRLKMNEEHNLRLSSTVDKLLSESNERLQVHLKERMHALDEKNTLSQELEKARKMAEELHHQKGEIMKELSKTRLEIENFKRQLLQQEIAYNIQQTEALTRSLSPSSAVDGGAFSRSTSHASFDTHSLRRSKSRMQEEANIARSMAEQEWENLQQAHAQQAYEMSAAVAAAAAAECEDSEAAAAAAMYAASDIMSPSGHADAQTLAMMLQEQLDAINNEIRLIQEEKQSTEARAEELESRVGSLEHVNLLARGRSMDRQSPPMSGRSTPNSPNRDFLQKYHTLNLPVLSSDMSRDDIHGMSTTGDSSSGGAASPLTARSMRLERVAQALAHSQEELRRRSVGISPNQGVDHTSHVALPQLSNYGLSPLSSRYGSQESLSRHYNTMGSMTMLQTPTTSVGRDVASAVQKKKGIKSSLGRFFSKKDKVKGVKDTLPDGSTSMMSIGNLSIGLSEGESNYDVMSVTGGMVPRMSSMPGSKISSVDYGRQKKDHDYRNDLLGEAMKAGTPFALWNGPTIVAWLELWVGMPAWYVAACRANVKSGAIMSALSDTEIQREIGISNPLHRLKLRLAIQEMVSLTSPSAPQTSRTTLAFGDMNHEWIGNYWLLGLGLPQYRTTFMECLVDARMLDHLTKKDLRGQLKMVDSFHRTSLQYGISCLKRLNYDRSELEHRRKMSENGLCDVLVWSNDRVIRWVCSIGLKEYANNLLESGVHGALIALDESFDSNAMALALQIPTQNAQARHTLDQEFNNLLQIATDRRPENEQHSNS, translated from the exons ATGTGGAATATGATGTGCGACGTAATGCCAACAATTTCGGAGGACAGTATCTCCCAGAGATCCTCACAATTCAGTGGCGAAGATGCCAATTTTGAGCAACTTATGGTGTCCATGTTGGACGAACGTGACAAGCTTATGGACAGCTTGCGGGAAGCTCAAGAGCGACTCGGTGAAACGGAAGTTAAATTACATGATGTGGAAAAGGAGCGCGATAGTTTACAGCGGCAGATAAATGCCAACTTACCTCaa gaaTTCGCCACTTTAACTAAAGAGCTAACGCAGGCGCGAGAAACGTTATTGGAGCGTGATGAGGAAATTGGCGAACTTAAAGCTGAACGCAACAATACTCGG TTACTTTTGGAGCATTTGGAATGCTTAGTCGCACGCCATGAACGTTCCTTGCGAATGACGGTTGTAAAACGACAGGCTGCTGCGCAAAGTGGTGTTTCCAGTGAGGTGGAAGTGTTAAAAGCATTAAAGAGTCTATTCGAACATCATAAAGCTTTAGATGAAAAAGTACGTGAACGTCTGCGCTTATCAATCGAGAAGAATAATTCACTCGAGGAGGAATTAAATGCAACCAAAGAAGAG cTTCAGCAATATAAAACCGGTGCATTACAAGCCAATCGTGAATCTAGCAACGAAAATGGTGTGAATGAAAAG GTCGGCAGTGGCCTTAACGGTGAATCAAATGAGGCGAACGATTATGCTGCGAAAACGCATGAGCTGCAAACCATAATCGAGAAACAA ACTGCAGAGTTATCGCAATGGCAGCGGCGTGTATCAGATTTGAACAGTAAAATTTCCGAAATTGAGGAGAATTTAAGTAGAACACAGAAGGAGTTGTGCAAGTCGCAAGAACAATGTTCTAAATTACAAAGAGATTTGAGAGAAAATGTTGCACAAAAGGAGGATCAG GAGGAACGTATCGCCACATTGGAGAAACGTTATTTAAATGCTCAACGTGAATCGACATCTTTGCATGACTTGAACGAGAAACTAGAACAAGAATTGCGTCATAAAGAAGCACAAATTAAG TTACACGAAGAGAAGATTTGCGCCATCGAAGAAAAGTTGGAATTATCTGAACAAAAGTTGGCGCAGCAGGCCAAATTACAGCCTGATATGGAAGAACAGCTTAAAGCACGCATGGAAGCTTTGACAAAG GCACAAGAACGCCATGGTTCAGCAGAAGATCGCATACAGCGTCTAGAGGCAAATTTGGAAGAGAAAAATGCAGAGGTTTTAAGACTGAACCAACGGTTGAAAATGAACGAGGAGCACAATTTAAGGTTGTCGTCCACTGTGGACAAATTGCTTTCCGAATCAAACGAGCGTTTGCAAGTACATTTGAAGGAGCGCATGCATGCGCTTGAcgagaaaaacacgctctcacAGGAATTGGAGAAGGCGCGTAAAATGGCTGAGGAATTACACCATCAGAAGGGTGAAATCATGAAGGAATTGTCTAAAACGCGTctggaaattgaaaatttcaaacgacAATTGCTGCAGCAAGAGATCGCCTACAATATACAACAAACGGAGGCGCTTACACGCAGTCTATCGCCCAGCAGCGCTGTAGATGGTGGTGCCTTTTCGCGCAGCACTTCGCACGCCAGTTTCGATACGCATTCGTTGCGTCGCAGCAAGTCACGCATGCAGGAGGAGGCAAATATTGCCCGCTCTATGGCCGAGCAAGAGTGGGAGAATTTACAACAGGCGCATGCTCAACAAGCGTACGAAATGTCTGCAGCTGTGGCCGCAGCAGCCGCTGCCGAATGTGAGGATAGTGAAGCTGCCGCGGCGGCAGCCATGTATGCTGCCTCGGATATAATGTCACCCTCAGGACATGCGGATGCACAAACGTTGGCTATGATGTTGCAAGAGCAACTGGATGCTATCAACAATGAGATTCGTTTAATACAAGAGGAGAAGCAGTCAACTGAAGCGCGTGCCGAAGAGTTGGAATCGCGTGTGGGCAGTTTGGAGCATGTGAACTTGTTGGCGCGCGGTCGCTCGATGGACCGGCAAAGCCCACCGATGAGTGGGCGCAGCACACCAAACAGCCCCAACAGAGATTTCCTACAAAAGTATCACACG TTAAATTTACCCGTTTTGTCGAGTGATATGTCGCGCGATGACATTCACGGCATGTCTACGACAGGCGATTCAAGTTCGGGTGGCGCCGCATCGCCGCTCACCGCCAGATCTATGCGGCTTGAACGTGTTGCCCAGGCCTTGGCCCATAGCCAAGAGGAGTTGCGGCGGCGTTCGGTTGGCATCTCACCAAATCAAGGTGTCGACCATACCAG CCATGTCGCTTTGCCGCAACTTAGTAACTATGGTCTTTCGCCATTGAGTTCGCGCTATGGCAGTCAGGAATCGCTTAGTCGTCACTACAATACAATGGGCTCAATGACAATGCTGCAAACCCCCACCACTAGCGTAGGCCGTGATGTCGCTTCGGCGGTGCAAAAGAAAAAGGGCATCAAATCGAGCTTAGGCCGATTCTTCAGCAAGAAAGACAAAGTGAAAGGCGTTAAAGATACGCTGCCCGATGGTTCGACCAGCATGATGTCGATTGGCAATTTGTCAATCGGTCTAAGTGAGGGCGAGTCGAACTATGATGTTATGAGCGTAACTGGTGGTATGGTGCCGCGTATGAGCAGCATGCCGGGATCGAAAATATCATCGGTTGATTATGGGCGCcagaaaaa GGATCATGACTACAGAAATGATTTGCTCGGTGAGGCGATGAAAGCCGGCACACCGTTTGCGTTATGGAATGGGCCGACAATTGTAGCTTGGTTGGAGCTGTGGGTTGGCATGCCCGCATGGTATGTGGCAGCATGCAGAGCAAACGTGAAGTCGGGTGCCATTATGAGCGCGTTGAGTGATACGGAGATTCAACGCGAGATTG gCATAAGCAATCCGCTGCATAGACTTAAATTACGCCTTGCCATACAGGAAATGGTTTCATTGACTTCGCCATCAGCGCCTCAAACGTCACGTACAACGTTGGCTTTTG GTGATATGAATCACGAGTGGATCGGCAACTATTGGCTGCTCGGTCTGGGCCTCCCGCAATATCGCACTACATTTATGGAGTGCCTAGTGGATGCGCGCATGCTGGATCATCTAACGAAAAAAGATTTGCGCGGTCAACTGAAAATGGTGGATAGCTTCCATCGTACTAGTCTGCAATATGGAATTTCGTGTCTGAAACGGCTCAACTATGATCGCAGTGAGCTCGAACATAGGCGTAAAATGTCGGAAAACGGCTTATGCGATGTGCTGGTTTGGAGCAATGATCGCGTTATACGCTGGGTATGCAGTATTGGGTTAAAG gaatatgcaaataatttacTAGAATCAGGCGTGCATGGCGCGCTAATCGCTTTAGATGAGAGTTTCGACTCAAATGCAATGGCATTGGCATTACAAATACCAACGCAAAACGCACAA GCGCGTCATACTTTAGATcaagaatttaataatttgctgCAAATCGCCACAGATCGAAGGCCGGAAAATGAACAGCATAGTAATTCTTGA
- the Aatf gene encoding protein Aatf: MLRKKSTKKAKTVSDKISELLARNVNGEDGSSDEQNEDPRVEEEFDEYDLPDARSSDIRKRNIKLLSEQSARYRGKISSRNELEEEDEEDPSADEQTDEEQQKEDDDENSSDDDNNDALAAFTKKLNGGVSKQVTAVSAEDDSEDMNQSTDFDNASEESDDDEDGDEDVEEGGEVEDYEDSDDEDGVESDDDGSEEENANGTDIIAETNRQAEVQKGQCVQNQLQIWERLLEMRIHTQKVLSKSNQLPAPVTLKAQQQDNEKLNNISRESVNSVSKLLSTLLQLQNAFDQQFSEQRNALKKTLKRALPKHDTEANSAVPIKRFAEHIDVHFQEFKPYRNTVLLKWDDRTKLLTPGAGAKKKSLTEDYDIIRKIENTLQNRSTLIAKSQTSKDGDEVAIENELVENGVVQSTQKSKRNVELYDDSDFYHQQLRELIEYKSNTSVSASEVTQQYMELQKLRQKMKKKVDTRASKGRKLRYTVHNKLINFMAPDDTSTWTEESKEELYRSLFAA; encoded by the exons ATGCTACGGAAAAAGAgtacaaaaaaagcaaaaactgtGTCGGATAAAATATCTGAATTGCTAGCACGAAACGTCAACGGTGAAGATGGTAGCAGCGATGAGCAAAATGAAGACCCACGTGTGGAGGAGGAATTCGATGAATATGATTTGCCGGATGCACGCTCATCAGATATAAGAAAACGTAATATAAAGCTGTTGTCAGAGCAAAGCGCGCGTTATAGAGGGAAAATATCATCACGAAATGAACTTGAGGAAGAGGATGAAGAAGATCCTTCCGCGGATGAACAAACTGACgaagaacaacaaaaagaagATGATGATGAGAATTCCTCCGATGATGATAACAATGACGCTTTAGCAGCGTTCACGAAAAAGTTGAATGGTGGTGTTAGTAAACAGGTTACAGCTGTGTCAGCAGAGGATGACAGTGAAGATATGAATCAGAGCACTGATTTTGATAATGCAAGTGAAGAAAGCGATGATGATGAGGATGGAGATGAAGATGTCGAAGAAGGCGGTGAAGTAGAGGATTACGAAGATAGCGATGATGAGGATGGGGTAGAGAGCGATGATGATGGTAGTGAAGAGGAGAATGCAAACGGTACCGATATAATCGCTGAAACCAATCGGCAAGCTGAAGTGCAAAAAGGACAGTGTGTACAAAATCAGCTACAAATTTGGGAACGTTTATTGGAAATGcgtatacacacacaaaaagtACTGAGCAAATCCAATCAGCTTCCTGCACCTGTTACACTCAAAGCACAGCAGCAAGAtaacgaaaaattaaataacatatcACGTGAATCGGTTAATAGCGTTAGTAAATTACTTAGCACTTTGCTGCAACTACAAAATGCTTTTGATCAGCAATTTTCTGAACAACGCAATGCTTTAAAGAAAACGTTAAAACGCGCGCTACCCAAACATGACACCGAAGCGAACAGCGCTGTGCCGATTAAACGTTTTGCTGAGCACATTGATGTACATTTCCAAGAATTTAAGCCTTATCGCAATACGGTGCTACTCAAGTGGGACGATCGCACTAAATTGCTAACGCCGGGCGCTGGTGCTAAGAAAAAATCCCTTACCGAAGATTATGACATCATACGTAAAATAGAAAATACGTTACAAAATCGCAGCACACTCATTGCAAAATCACAAACATCTAAAGATGGTGATGAAGTTGCTATAGAAAATGAACTGGTTGAAAATGGTGTTGTGCAAAGCACGCAAAAGTCGAAACGTAATGTGGAACTTTATGATGATAGCGACTTTTATCATCAGCAACTGCGTGAGCTTATCGAATATAAGAGCAATACATCGGTTAGTGCAAGTGAAGTGACGCAACAGTACATGGAGCTGCAGAAGTTGCGtcaaaaaatgaagaaaaaggtCGACACACGCGCCAGCAAGGGACGTAAATTGCG TTATACGGTGCATAACAAACTGATCAATTTCATGGCGCCTGACGACACATCAACATGGACGGAGGAATCGAAAGAGGAATTATATAGATCATTATTTGCAGCTTAG